CCCGACGCCGGCGGCGTGGAGCGCGCCCGCTTCTTCGCCAAGAAGATGGACTCGGCGCTGGCCATCGTGGACAAGCGGCGAACGGGCATGGACGAGACCGAGGTCATGCACGTCATCGGCGACGTCCACGGCCGCACCTGCCTGCTGCTCGACGACATCATCGACACCGCCGGCACGCTCTGCAAGACGGCCGACGCGCTCATCGAAGCGGGTGCGTCCAAGGTCTACGCCTGCGCCACCCACCCGGTGTTCTCCGGCCATGCCGTCGAGCGCATCGCCGCCTCCAAGCTCGAACAGGTCATTGTGACCAATACCATCCCGCTGACCGAGTTGGGCCGGCAGGAACCCAAGATCAAGGTACTGTCCATCGCGGGGCTGATCGCGCGCGCGATCCAGTCGATCCACGAAGAGACGTCGGTCAGCACCCTATTCACCTAAGGACTGAGGAATCATGGCTACAGCAACCGCAAACAACGTAGTGGAAGCCCAGCCGCGGCAGGACCATTCCCGCGGCAAGAATGAAGCCCGGCGCGTGCGCGCCGCCGGCCTCATCCCCGCCGTGCTCTATGGGGCCAAGAAGCCGACGGTGGCGCTGGTGGTCGATCCCAAGAGGATGCTCCAGATCCTGCACTCCGACTCCGGCCACAACACCATCTTTGACCTCCAGGTCGGCGACGAGCGCACCAAGGCCATGATCGTGGACTGGCAGTACGAGCCCATCAAGGGCCACCTGCTGCATGTGGACCTGAAGCGCATCGCCATGGACGTGCGCATGAAGGTCAAAGTGCCGGTCAAGCTGCTGGGAGTGCCCGAGGGCGTCAAGACCCAGGGCGGCATCCTGGAGCAGGTGGAGCGCGAGATCGAGGTCGAGTGCCTGCCCGGCGACATCCCCAGCCACATCGACGTCGACGTGTCGCACCTGGTGTTCGGCACCGTGCTGCGCGTCTCCGACCTGTCCAAGAACGACAAGATCAAGGTCCTGACCGCGGCCGACCAGACCGTGGCCCACATCGTCTCGGTGAAGGAGCATGTGGAAGAGAAGCCGGCCGAGGTGGGCGTCGAAGGCGCTGCCGCCGCTCCCGCCGAGCCCGAGGTCATCAAGAAGGGCAAGCAGGAGGCCGAGGAAGGCGCTGCCGAAGCCGAGGCTGCCGCTCCCGCGAAGGCGGAAAAGGCAGAGAAGAAGGAAAAGAAAGAGAAATAGCGGACGTGAAACTGGTCGTCGGTCTCGGCAATCCGGGCATCGAGTATCAGTTCACGCCGCACAACATGGGTTTTCTGGCGGTGGACCGCATTGCCGACGAACACAAGGTGCGGGTGGCCAACCGCCATTGCCGGGCGCTCACCGGCAGGGCCGCGATCGCGGGGCACGACGTCCTCCTGGCCAAG
This genomic window from Terriglobales bacterium contains:
- a CDS encoding 50S ribosomal protein L25 gives rise to the protein MATATANNVVEAQPRQDHSRGKNEARRVRAAGLIPAVLYGAKKPTVALVVDPKRMLQILHSDSGHNTIFDLQVGDERTKAMIVDWQYEPIKGHLLHVDLKRIAMDVRMKVKVPVKLLGVPEGVKTQGGILEQVEREIEVECLPGDIPSHIDVDVSHLVFGTVLRVSDLSKNDKIKVLTAADQTVAHIVSVKEHVEEKPAEVGVEGAAAAPAEPEVIKKGKQEAEEGAAEAEAAAPAKAEKAEKKEKKEK